DNA from Kluyveromyces marxianus DMKU3-1042 DNA, complete genome, chromosome 8:
GAGTTTATAAAACAATAAGCGCTTAAGCTGAAAACAACTAAGAAAAAGGGTGTTAGCACTTCGGAAATAAAGAGGTTTGTTAAAGGTGGGCGTCTTTGAGTCTTACTCTTACTTTCGCTTTTATCTTGAATCATCTTCCTTTTATACCCCGTAAATCTACTACGGTTTTCTTTCACAAAATTAGCCCACGACACTGGTTCATATGTGGAGTTCCCTGCGGAAAACCATCTAATAAGGTTCCTATAATCAACAAAGAAGTTTGTAAAAGAAAACTGATGAGGATTAAAAATGAATGGCGCTAAACATAACGATATCACAGTGATCCAAAACCATAGCAATGCTGGTTGCCAGATTGATAAAGTGGCAAATAATAGCATCAAAAAGACCATAGAACCGGAATATATTGATGACACTGCAAACCTCGAATAAAGGTCATGGAAGTCTAATCGAGTAATAGCGAAACCTCTACCTGTTGGAATATATTTGGCATCACCAAAAGTTATATCTGCTGATAATGAATGAGAATATATCTGACACACAAACACTTCGAATACAGGGGCTAATGAAACCAAATGATGGTTAAATCTGGAAAATGCCTTCCATATACCTTTTTCCAAAAGTTCTTGGATCAATAATGGGGCAAATgcgatgaagaaaacaataaagATAGATAAAACAAAGATCGTTACCCAATGCAATACAGGATTTAATTGGTAACATCCAATTGGTGTAGGTATGTCCGTTATCGGTTTGTTGTGGTCATAAATACATGATGTGACTTCGTGGTTTAACGAACCCAAGTTTAACaacaagataaagaaaagttgAACAGACATGGTAATAAACAAATTATTGAGATGGAAACCTGGATGCGcataaaagaaagataGAAATCTATCAATAGGTAGTTGCGTCCCCAAATAGTAATATTCCCTTGACAATAATTGTTCTCCCATTCCAGCACCAATTTTTGTCGTGAAGTTTAAAATGGAATTAAAACCTAAATCTCTACCTTTACCACATTGGAAATAGTCACTATGTTTGATCCTACCTCCTCTACAAAGAACATTCATTCCCGCGTAGATGTCTTCGTTCAAATGTAGCCCCTTCTGTGCCTTCGATATACCACCTCTGGTTGTCATAAAGATAGCGTTGAGGAAATCAGGGTGTCCATAATGTAATTTGGCACCTATCTCGGATAGTGTTCTGGCGAAAAGAGTGCCGAACGTTTGCTCTTTACCAGCAGCAATATCACCTAAAACACCAATGTTTTCGGAAAAGATGTACTCACGTGCTCCAACAATTCCAACTGGGGGTGACTGTTCACTATACTCAATGCCAGGTATATATGGCATaaagttttccatttctaattcttcaaactcACTCAATATTGATCTTATCTTCAAACATTCTTCCAAATAGTTATCCTGGTTGGCATCAATGACTTGAATGTATTCTCCTCGATAAAATATGATAGAATGGTTTTGATTATCAGATTTACCGTCACCAAGAATTGGATTTCCTGATAACCGAATCTTGAATCTGGGTTTTCTCAAGCCCGTGACCACATCAACTTCGCACATTCCATCACACAAACACGAATAGTATACAGGTTCTCCAGTAACATTGTTAGgatctttttcctttatcAAATAGGATATGGATATGGATGGGaaaactttcaaaataAAGTCCACGGCTTCTCTTTCGCTTTGATTGAAGTCGGTGTACCTCTGCATAGCCACCACCATTttgaactttcttcttgccaTAGATTCCAATTCGCTTTCCAAGCCATCGATATTATCGGCATACATGTGAACCATGGATGGATTCTCGATTCTGTAAAGTAATTTTATCGCTTTCCCATAATTCATGAACCCCGAAATGGTCCTGTAAAGAGTCTGTGTCCTTAAGGAGGCCCATATTCTTGTGCGCAACGTATAACGAGGATCTGAATCATTGAATCCAACAGAATAAAATGGTAAATCGCTAATTTTCTCCTGAATGTAAGAATCATCTTTCTTACTAGCATTACTTTCAACATTACTACCatcattattgttgttgctgctgttaTAATCGGGTTCATCAATCTCTTTGGATAGATGACCATTTTCTATGGCAAGCAATTTGGAATCACGGACAAAACATTCCCATTCCGTTGGATGTAACTGTTTCAAGTATTCAAGCAAGGTTATCTTATTGTTTGGCGATTCCTCCTTAATTATTTCTCTTAAACTTAACAAGATCTTTTCAGAGTAGTGAGGAATTAACACACTAAATGTCGGCATGCATTCAACTGGAATTGGTTCAGTAATTGGAGTTGAAAGAGATTGGGCGAAAAATGAAATACGTCTTTTGGCCTCAGAGTTCCTAGGAAAGAACTCCATGGATTTGAAGTTGGAATCATCTTGTGCAAGAAAGAACGTTGGAGACTTCAATGCTCTTCCCTCGTGGAAAGTGGATTCAACCTGTTGGAATAGTAAACGCTGAACGTGATCAATTGAAATCAAATGTTCACGGTACATCGAAATGACGATAGCGTTCCAAATTTGTGAAACCAATATCTTAGGTTTGAACTTAGTGTCCATTTCAGCTGTAGCCAATATCTTGGTATAAATTCTTCTGGGCAATCTTGAGTAAATATTCTTCCATGGTGTCAATATGGAAGTCCCAAGAGAGAAGGATAACATTATAGAGAAGAGACAGTTGCAGATGATGTACCAAAGATATGTgtcaaggaaaaaaaggatTAAATCAGTtatcaacatcaaaaatAGCGTGATAGACGATTGCCATTTACAAACGAAACGGCCCAAGATTCTGTCACCAACACATCTTGACATATCCATGGTGGATAGTGCCCTTATTGGATCTCTCAAAGATAATGTTAAGAAAAAATACGACTCGATGAATTTGCATAAAAAGACACAGAACCACAAGCCTCTTGAAAACCATTTGCTTCTACCAGTTAATTCCGGGAATGAAGCTGTAAACGTTTGTGATGACACATAGGTTCTTTTAGCTTTCCCTCTTTGAAGATACGAGCCAAATAACCCACCCAAAGGTTTaatggagaagaaaacGGTCGTGAATATAGCTATTGTGAATTGAATTATCGAGATGATGTAAGCACTTCTTGAGTGGACGTCTAACTCGAAGAATCCAAAAACGTAAACTGATGGTGCAAAATTTACTATAAAGCAAAATAGTAGACCAACCATTCTTTTTGAGAGGTGTTGAGCGCCGGGCCAGTCACGGGGCACAAAGCTCCACTCAGCAAGTGTGGCTAGTATTTGAACCAAGCAGGTAATGGCACCACCTAAAGCAATGGCAGAAAACCTGCTCTGTGGTGTTGGTGGATTATCCAACGTTTGAATATAATTTTTGGTGTACAATGTTGGTGAATTGAAAGAGGtgaagaaccaaaaagaTGCAAAATGGATGATCCAAATTCTATTGAAATTGGTCAGTGTATGCAGCCATGTTCTTGTTTCGTAGTATGTCTTGTAAAACACGACATCCCAATCTACATCTTTAAGTAGTCCGTATCTCTGTTCTAGCTTATGGTCCACCAACCTTTCACCAGATCTTAGTATGATTCTTTCAATCCCTTCTGGATACCAAAACAATTGGTTTACGTCATCATAGCCAATTATATCTTTATGATCTTTCTCCTTTCTGGTCAACCTTCCTTGTGAGTCTATCGTGTAGACTTGGTCTCTCAAGAATTTGTATATTGGAGTTATTATGTTGTTCAAAAATGTGAACTCTTCTTGTGTGGAGGCTTCCACGTCTTGTAAGCTTGAGTCGTAATCTAATGCacatttgaagatgaagcaTAAACATTCCGGTGTAAACCGCAATTGGTTTGCCTCACCCCAAATCAAAAGGTACAAGGCTATCTGCCTAGCCATCTGCGATGGGGTGAGCGAGTTCATCTTGAGTTTCCACTTGTAATCAGCGGCATTGTAAGAAGAACCTGTTTTGCGGTCGTTTTCTGATAGTATAATCTTGGGGTAATTCTCCAAGAACTCCTCTTGCTTCAGCTTCCACTGGCGCTGTTGCTCCTTGATTGAGATCCCTTTTTCGCTCGCTATCTTTGCATTCCGTTTCTTCGACTTCCCATGTAGTTTCATGTATGGGAACCCAATCTCTTCGTCTAAATCAAGTTGGGCGGCAAAATACCATTTCTTATAATTTGAACAATCGCCCCCAATATAAGAGGCATGAAGCGATATGAGCGCCTGCTGTGCAGTAGTCCTGCTCGCTCTGGAGTCTAACTGCGTCAAGAGGTGGATGTACACGTTCTCCTTCGACGACTGTTGGAACCCAAACTTTCTCGTCAAGTCATTAAAAATATCCTTAATCTCTTGTTTTGTAACCGGCACTTCTTCATCCTGATACCAAGCCGGGAACTCAATTTCTGACATAGATATTTGCGGGCTGTTCATGTTAATGAACTGTCCAGCTCTTATCTTATGATATGGATCGTAGTCTGTTAACGTGGGTGTATCACGCTTTGGCCCAAAAACCACAACTTGTTTATACAAATATAACCAAAATATCCTGTTTAATATAGTGTAGTAAAAGGAGAAGAGTAAGTTAAATACCAAACAATATGGTACAACACAAGAGAAAAGGTGTGTGTTCCCTTAAAATCTAGAGAGGAGCAAAAACCGCGAcccaaaaataaacacacGAAACGGCAATTTAGCCGCTGCCGCAAAGTTTTCGGTACCCCCCTTCCCCCGGTTATCCGTTTCTGTGGCGCCCGTGGAATCTCGCTGTATCCCGCTGGGCCCCGCTGGGCCCCGCTAGACCTCCTCTACTGCTTCGTTTCTCGATAAAAAGTGCCAAACACGGAACAATAGCCGCCGACCAACCTGCATCCTCTCCCTCTCCGCACTTCTCCGCCAAAACTCTATCATGTGGGGTGTGGGTGCATGTGGGTGCGTGACAAACACAGACACAAACACaatgtcacgtgatattCGTACAAGGTGATGTTATCTGTGCGCAAAAcgataatatatataattattacAGTTGTTCGGTACACCTCCAGCAAatggaagaagcaaaaaaaaaaagcatcATTTTGCACACATGCAAAAATACAGAAGAAATTCGCAGCGCAAAGATGCTACGGTTCCCGTTTAGGAAAGGGGTCCTTTCCGCTTTCGTCCAAACGTACACACACTAACCAGACCATGATATAATATGTTATATGCTATACTGTAACATAACATAACATAACATAACAAGGCATACTAAAACATGGCATGGCATAGCTGAGCATACCATGCCCTGCCATGTAACGCCCACTAGCAGAGTTTCGGCATGGCCTGTCTCCAGATATGATTTGGCCTCCATTATCTCATGCATTCTTCGTCGATTATCGTAAAAAGACTTTCTCTCCTTAGGCAACTACCGTAGGCCTGCGTCCGCACAGTACCCACGCTGCCTATTTTAGCATTGGTACCTCCCTCCTTTCCCGCGTGCGTCTGTGGTGGCTGCAGCTCCAAATCTGGTCGCCTTCCGTTTTAGGAAGTGGTCTTCCCAATTgggatttttttttgttcctgGCCACAAACCACCGCACAATCGCGAGATCGTAGCTTCAAAATTCTTCACGTACATTGTTTACTGTGTATCTTTCGAgagtaattttttttttttcatcatcagaaattcagattcttttttttttttttttcacctCGTTCGCGCACGATGTTTGTATGGAATGAAGCACACGGTTGTGAAGAAAGAGGGCCATTTATAAACAAGATGGTTGGTAGAGggtttttccttctcaaGAAGTGTTGAAGATAAAGTTTGCAAGGAATATTAGAAGTTAACTTTCTCCTAAactgtttttttgttatgTAGTGGAattttattgttgttatttaactttttttttgtatagGTTCCCTTTTGAAGCTTCAGATCTCATAGCTTAGCTCGCGAGACTATCGATCCAACTACTCGTCATTCCTTTCAGTTTAAAAACTccttttttccctctttttAAAGATATATCGTTCGCTTTAACATTAAGATGCGTTTCACCAGTTTGATTGCCAGCGCCAGTATCTTGGGTGCTGCTGTTTCCACTCCTATTCACGGTCACAAGGACAACAAGAGAGATGTTGAATACGTTACCAACCGTATCACCTCTACTGTTGTTGTCAACGGTAATGCTCCAATGACCTTGGCTGGTGCTTCCACCACCTTGGCTTTGGACTCTGACCACATTccagctgctgctactgctgctgcttctccAGTTTCTGACGTTACTAGAGAAAACGCTGCTCCAACTGAAGCTGTTTCCACCACTGCTGCAGCTCCATCCACcactgcttcttcttctgctgctgcttcttcctcctcttcttcagcacCATCCAGCTCCGACTTGGGTTCTGGTTTCCAAGGTATCACCTACAGTCCATACAGCTCTAACGGTGCTTGTAAGTCTGCTGAAGAAGTCGCCAGCGACATTGCTGCTTTGTCCAGCTACGGTACCATCAGATTGTACGGTGTCGACTGTAACCAAGTCGAAAACGTCTtcaaggccaaggccaaggaCCAAAAGCTCTTCTTGGGTGTCTACTTCATGGACCAAATCGAAGCCGGTGTCAAGCAAATCGCTGACGCTGTCTCTTCTTACGGTTCCTGGGACGATGTCGTTGCTGTTTCCATCGGTAACGAATTGGTTAACTCTGGTGCTGCTTCCGTCGAAACTGTCGGTTCTTACATCTCTACTGGTAGATCCGCTTTGACCGGTGCTGGTTACAGTGGTCCAGTCGTTTCTGTCGAAACCTTCACTGCCCTAATCAACAACCCAGGTTTGTGTGAATACAACGACTTCGTCGCTGTCAACGCTCACGCTTACTTCGACCAAAACACCGCTGCTGAAGATGCCGGTCCATGGTTGATGAACCAAATCGAAAGAGTCTGGGGTGCTTGTAACGGTAACAAGAAGGTCACCATCACCGAATCCGGCTGGCCATCTCAAGGTCAAACCTACGGTAAGGCCGTTCCATCAAAGGAAAACCAACAAAAGGCTATTGAATCTATTAAGCAAAGCTGTGGTTCTGCTACTATCTTGTTCACTGCCTTCAACGACTACTGGAAGGCCGATGGTCCATGGGGTGTTGAAAAGTACTTTGGTGTCTTGTCCAACTAGATATTATACCCTTCCCCTTTCCAGCGTACAAATTattgaaacagaaataaaaagataAGATGGAAGGATATAAAGAAGCCGTTTTCTATCAGGttttatttgatttgaCAGAAAATATCTTTCTATCCCATCACATCTTATCTCCTATGTTATTATACCCTTATATccttaaaaaaaaaactttttttttttcttattccAGTTTCTATAGGCTAttcttattctttcttttgggGCAAATCCATATTGTATTAATTCgtctttttcctttccatCAATTTTAACTTCTCTTTATTCTTTGTACGCTTCTTACATCACCAAGACTAATTGCACCaggttttcttttatttttaacAGATACATATAgcttcttttattttattgatttttttgattgttaaagaatcaaaaaaaaaaaaaaaatatggtAGTAGAGCTTCCCCAGTTATATTTACATAAATGTGCTATTTTACTATATACTAACTGAATTCATACCCAATTCTTTGGATTTATCTACGTCTCCTTGGCGGGGTTCTAGATCTGTTACGGCGTCCAATTGGTGATCTTGACCGATTTCTGCGAAGTCTATCTGGATGCATCCTTGGAGTCCTTACGTTTTCCTTGTCTTCCAATTCACTATTTCGGATAGCATTGGAatatctctctcttctctcttcttcaaatttttgtAGTGTACTTCTCATTCTATCCGTCAAGGGTCCTAATCCAATGGCTGTGAAATAATTGATTGAAAACATgatatcatcatattctttattgGGGAAAAGGTTTACTAGATGATCTTGCAAGTCTGGTTCATCGAATTTGCTCTTGAGCTTGTCGATTCCCATGTCCAAAACTAACTCATGAAATAAGAATTTTAGGAACACTCTGTTTGCAGCGTTGGAATCTCTCTCGTTCATATGGACGGCTTTAAATACCTCGAATGGAATACAGTCGGTAGCCAAAGCGTGACCCCAAAATTTACCAAGATTACGGATGTTCGACGGGTCGTTATCCGACATGCATTCATAATCATTGTAGAATGTGTTTGCAAAGCTATTCCTCCAGGAATCATGAAATGAGCATAATCTTTCAGTTAATATACCATAAAATTTGGAATAGGTAGCTTCTTGTGAACAAGCCCTCGCTACAATATCTGCGACTAGCGTTTTTTCTGGTGcctttaattttaatttaaGAATTTTATGGGCTGCTTCATCACCAGATAACGAACCTTTTAGgattaaatatattttcttcttgaatgCTGTTTTGTCTGCATCCGTCATATCATTGATGCTGCttttattctctttcttctcaaaaaaAGCTTCTATTATTTCTGCCCTGATCCCACTGTACTTAACATTCGTTTGTTCTGGATCTTCATCTACTTTGAACGTATCTAGATCTATGCATGGCGTTTGTGTAGAGAAATCCACAACTATATTATGTACGTTGGATTCGACAAAAGGAAAGTCAATATTCCATTGCTGGCCATTGTACATTAGTCGCCTTTTGTCGAAAAATTTGCTTAGTGCACTGTACGTCTCCTTGTTCGTATGAGGATTCTCATATATCACACGTAGTTTCTCAGCGATGTCTGCTTCTGACTCTTTATCAAACTCTTGTAAAAGCTTACCAAAAGAGCACATAATATAGCATACTATGGAAATACTCTCATCGTTCGCCTCCCCCAGTAAGAAATATATTAGCGCAAATGCAACACCTTCGCTCATCACTTCATCTCGAATTAGAAATGAAAGTAACTCGATCATATTGTAGTACACCGTAGAATCTTTCCTAAATATCCCATCGACTAACCTCAAAACACATTCCCTGCCAGTCATATACCCAATAGATGGAATGAAGCCATTAAGGATCTTCACTAGAGCAGCCAATGCTGCAGCTTTGTCTGTCTCACACTGTACTCCGAGTACTGTAGCTACCAAGAGACGTTGGTGCCTTAATAGATTAACATCAATCAATGCCTCGACACTCTGTAGTATGTTTTTGGAATCAAGAGATTTTATGGCATACTCAATAACATCTTTTGATGCATGCCACTCTTCTAGTTGTTCCTCTTGGGATGACATCCTTATCAGCTCTCCTTTAATGTCCTCCCCTTGTCTCTAATTTCATCTATGCATGATTGGTGATATCTTATATTTCTAAGCATAGTTCATTATATAAATTTAAATGACTTTTAAACATCATCACTTCTGCCAATAGCATACATTTCTCTGAAGATGTATTAGATAAAGGAGGAGAGTAAGGATAGCAATATAATAATCTAGAGGCATTTCTGATCTACAATGGGCGCCAGAATTGCAATAGTATTGCATGACTCCAATGGTATTGAGTTTAATAACGAATTTGCTGCGGTTGTAGAAAGAACGCTTGAGTTTTTAGAAGATTCCGTTGACTACAGCTTGGATATTATCCTAGAGGAAAAGTTTACTGATGCATATCATTTGGACTCGATTTTAGGGCACATATACAGTATAGCTAGAGATGTGCTGATTACAAAGGACCTTTTTTTCACCAGCATCAATGTCTTATTCAATGTGCAAGAACACAGCGGATTATATGATGTTTTATTCTTAGGGGAGTCGTGTGATGGCACTAAACTCAACTATAAGAGACTAGAGACGTTTAAACTCCATTCTGTTGTAGATCATacagaagaacaaaagcaACAGTCCTTGGGAGAGGGCCAATATAGAGTAAGTGCTGTTGGAGGCACGTTTGATCATATTCATGACGGGCATAAAATACTTCTAAGCATTGCATGTTTTATTACTAGTGAGAAACTAATAATAGGTTTAACGGATCAAGAATTATTGATGAATAAGAAACATAAAGATATGCTTGAACCTTTTGCTGTGAGATCAGCTAATGTGGAAGCTTTCCTTAAAGCTTTAAAACCAACATTAAAAATTGAAATGATAGCAATAAGGGATGTATGTGGACCTACAGGTACTGTTCCTGATATTGAAGCTTTGGTTGTCAGTCGTGAAACTCTTGCTGGTGGAGAAGTAGTCAATAAAAccagaaaggaaaaaggTTTATCGACACTAGATATCGTAATTGTAAATGTCCTGGGTGggagagaagaagatggttGGAAGGAGAAGTTAAGTAGTACCGAACTTAGAGAGCGTTCATCAAAAAAAGTGAGTCAATGAACGGCATGAGCTTCTTCTTAGGTATATATTAATGTAATTTCTTAAATATTGACGTAATAATCTAAGATTTCAGTTTTTGATCACCATAGGTCTGTCGGAGTAGGTATTCTGAGTTCTGGATCTATCCGGATGATCCATACATAGATGATCtaaattgttcaatttaTCATAAAGTACCAGGTTATTAGTTGTCTCGTTTTCTTCGAG
Protein-coding regions in this window:
- the FKS3 gene encoding putative 1,3-beta-D-glucan synthase, yielding MNSPQISMSEIEFPAWYQDEEVPVTKQEIKDIFNDLTRKFGFQQSSKENVYIHLLTQLDSRASRTTAQQALISLHASYIGGDCSNYKKWYFAAQLDLDEEIGFPYMKLHGKSKKRNAKIASEKGISIKEQQRQWKLKQEEFLENYPKIILSENDRKTGSSYNAADYKWKLKMNSLTPSQMARQIALYLLIWGEANQLRFTPECLCFIFKCALDYDSSLQDVEASTQEEFTFLNNIITPIYKFLRDQVYTIDSQGRLTRKEKDHKDIIGYDDVNQLFWYPEGIERIILRSGERLVDHKLEQRYGLLKDVDWDVVFYKTYYETRTWLHTLTNFNRIWIIHFASFWFFTSFNSPTLYTKNYIQTLDNPPTPQSRFSAIALGGAITCLVQILATLAEWSFVPRDWPGAQHLSKRMVGLLFCFIVNFAPSVYVFGFFELDVHSRSAYIISIIQFTIAIFTTVFFSIKPLGGLFGSYLQRGKAKRTYVSSQTFTASFPELTGRSKWFSRGLWFCVFLCKFIESYFFLTLSLRDPIRALSTMDMSRCVGDRILGRFVCKWQSSITLFLMLITDLILFFLDTYLWYIICNCLFSIMLSFSLGTSILTPWKNIYSRLPRRIYTKILATAEMDTKFKPKILVSQIWNAIVISMYREHLISIDHVQRLLFQQVESTFHEGRALKSPTFFLAQDDSNFKSMEFFPRNSEAKRRISFFAQSLSTPITEPIPVECMPTFSVLIPHYSEKILLSLREIIKEESPNNKITLLEYLKQLHPTEWECFVRDSKLLAIENGHLSKEIDEPDYNSSNNNNDGSNVESNASKKDDSYIQEKISDLPFYSVGFNDSDPRYTLRTRIWASLRTQTLYRTISGFMNYGKAIKLLYRIENPSMVHMYADNIDGLESELESMARRKFKMVVAMQRYTDFNQSEREAVDFILKVFPSISISYLIKEKDPNNVTGEPVYYSCLCDGMCEVDVVTGLRKPRFKIRLSGNPILGDGKSDNQNHSIIFYRGEYIQVIDANQDNYLEECLKIRSILSEFEELEMENFMPYIPGIEYSEQSPPVGIVGAREYIFSENIGVLGDIAAGKEQTFGTLFARTLSEIGAKLHYGHPDFLNAIFMTTRGGISKAQKGLHLNEDIYAGMNVLCRGGRIKHSDYFQCGKGRDLGFNSILNFTTKIGAGMGEQLLSREYYYLGTQLPIDRFLSFFYAHPGFHLNNLFITMSVQLFFILLLNLGSLNHEVTSCIYDHNKPITDIPTPIGCYQLNPVLHWVTIFVLSIFIVFFIAFAPLLIQELLEKGIWKAFSRFNHHLVSLAPVFEVFVCQIYSHSLSADITFGDAKYIPTGRGFAITRLDFHDLYSRFAVSSIYSGSMVFLMLLFATLSIWQPALLWFWITVISLCLAPFIFNPHQFSFTNFFVDYRNLIRWFSAGNSTYEPVSWANFVKENRSRFTGYKRKMIQDKSESKSKTQRRPPLTNLFISEVLTPFFLVVFSLSAYCFINSQTGVKNERPTQLLIRLAIVTLFPIIGNIVSLSCLFMLSCFAGPILSCCCIQSSGTTAAIAHGFSVVLYLLDFEIMWFLEGWNFTRTLVMTIAVINIQNFIFKLFTIVVLSREYLNNKSHLAWWSGKWYNTKIGWSVVFQPGREFIVKVIESSLFAADFILCHFLLYAQTPIILIPFIDYWHSTMLFWLRPGSFLSRTTIYSAKQKKIRRSIVRRYFLLYVLILIIFLTLLVVPMVTQSYLPIGEELFTDDLLSGLIQPRKQENNDTGPNAPSTILRTTPQRPVFKTVA
- the CWC22 gene encoding U2-type spliceosomal complex subunit CWC22, yielding MSSQEEQLEEWHASKDVIEYAIKSLDSKNILQSVEALIDVNLLRHQRLLVATVLGVQCETDKAAALAALVKILNGFIPSIGYMTGRECVLRLVDGIFRKDSTVYYNMIELLSFLIRDEVMSEGVAFALIYFLLGEANDESISIVCYIMCSFGKLLQEFDKESEADIAEKLRVIYENPHTNKETYSALSKFFDKRRLMYNGQQWNIDFPFVESNVHNIVVDFSTQTPCIDLDTFKVDEDPEQTNVKYSGIRAEIIEAFFEKKENKSSINDMTDADKTAFKKKIYLILKGSLSGDEAAHKILKLKLKAPEKTLVADIVARACSQEATYSKFYGILTERLCSFHDSWRNSFANTFYNDYECMSDNDPSNIRNLGKFWGHALATDCIPFEVFKAVHMNERDSNAANRVFLKFLFHELVLDMGIDKLKSKFDEPDLQDHLVNLFPNKEYDDIMFSINYFTAIGLGPLTDRMRSTLQKFEEERRERYSNAIRNSELEDKENVRTPRMHPDRLRRNRSRSPIGRRNRSRTPPRRRR
- the SCW10 gene encoding putative family 17 glucosidase, which gives rise to MRFTSLIASASILGAAVSTPIHGHKDNKRDVEYVTNRITSTVVVNGNAPMTLAGASTTLALDSDHIPAAATAAASPVSDVTRENAAPTEAVSTTAAAPSTTASSSAAASSSSSSAPSSSDLGSGFQGITYSPYSSNGACKSAEEVASDIAALSSYGTIRLYGVDCNQVENVFKAKAKDQKLFLGVYFMDQIEAGVKQIADAVSSYGSWDDVVAVSIGNELVNSGAASVETVGSYISTGRSALTGAGYSGPVVSVETFTALINNPGLCEYNDFVAVNAHAYFDQNTAAEDAGPWLMNQIERVWGACNGNKKVTITESGWPSQGQTYGKAVPSKENQQKAIESIKQSCGSATILFTAFNDYWKADGPWGVEKYFGVLSN
- the CAB4 gene encoding putative pantetheine-phosphate adenylyltransferase, with amino-acid sequence MGARIAIVLHDSNGIEFNNEFAAVVERTLEFLEDSVDYSLDIILEEKFTDAYHLDSILGHIYSIARDVLITKDLFFTSINVLFNVQEHSGLYDVLFLGESCDGTKLNYKRLETFKLHSVVDHTEEQKQQSLGEGQYRVSAVGGTFDHIHDGHKILLSIACFITSEKLIIGLTDQELLMNKKHKDMLEPFAVRSANVEAFLKALKPTLKIEMIAIRDVCGPTGTVPDIEALVVSRETLAGGEVVNKTRKEKGLSTLDIVIVNVLGGREEDGWKEKLSSTELRERSSKKVSQ